The Aureispira anguillae genome contains a region encoding:
- a CDS encoding PspA/IM30 family protein — translation MWEFIKRLFRIGKAEANSAVDKLERPITMTKQGIRDLKKDLDESLKSLAEVKATAIRSKREANNHKEAAEDYKKKAKALLQMALDGRKDEAEANRLASEAMARREESLKLYQVAKTNQDKFEGLVTKMEGKIRTLKGQVAKWENELKTLIARDKVSKATGKLNKQLANIDSSGTLSMLEKMKEKVEEQESLSDAYGEMADETKTIDEEINAALGDTTYTSNAALDDLKREMGLLPAEEKIEIKEKVEETIKIEVDKTDTNDTDTPA, via the coding sequence ATGTGGGAATTTATTAAAAGATTATTCAGAATAGGTAAGGCTGAAGCTAATTCGGCAGTAGACAAATTAGAACGTCCTATCACAATGACCAAACAAGGAATTCGTGATTTAAAAAAGGATTTGGACGAAAGTTTAAAAAGTTTGGCAGAGGTAAAAGCTACTGCTATTCGTTCAAAAAGAGAGGCGAATAATCATAAAGAAGCTGCTGAAGATTATAAGAAAAAAGCTAAGGCTTTGCTTCAAATGGCTTTGGATGGTAGAAAAGATGAGGCAGAAGCAAATCGTTTGGCTTCTGAGGCCATGGCTCGTAGAGAAGAGTCTTTAAAATTATATCAAGTTGCCAAAACTAACCAAGATAAATTTGAAGGTTTGGTAACCAAAATGGAAGGCAAAATCCGTACCTTAAAAGGACAGGTGGCGAAATGGGAAAATGAGCTCAAAACATTGATTGCTCGTGATAAAGTAAGCAAGGCAACTGGCAAATTGAACAAGCAATTGGCAAATATTGACTCTAGTGGTACCTTGTCTATGCTAGAAAAAATGAAAGAAAAGGTAGAGGAACAAGAGTCTTTGTCAGATGCTTATGGCGAAATGGCGGACGAAACCAAAACAATTGATGAAGAAATCAATGCTGCTTTGGGAGATACAACCTATACCTCTAATGCTGCTTTGGATGATCTAAAGCGTGAGATGGGATTGTTGCCAGCAGAAGAAAAAATTGAAATTAAAGAGAAAGTAGAAGAAACGATCAAAATTGAGGTAGACAAAACCGATACTAACGATACGGATACTCCTGCATAG
- a CDS encoding YbjN domain-containing protein yields the protein MMLNYFEKVKGYLLDLGHDIVSEDAGEGMLLVTDQSKGLMNTMLDCEGEILVIEQHIIDLDPSKTEAYKRLLQINREVVHGAFVLNEDASKLLFRDTLQLANLDANELEGSLNALTIALVENTDELLGWAIHETIA from the coding sequence ATGATGTTGAACTACTTTGAAAAAGTAAAAGGCTATCTCTTAGATCTGGGACATGATATTGTTAGTGAGGATGCTGGCGAAGGGATGTTGTTGGTAACAGATCAGAGCAAAGGATTGATGAATACTATGCTGGATTGCGAAGGTGAAATCTTGGTCATTGAACAGCATATCATTGATTTGGATCCTAGCAAAACAGAAGCTTACAAACGCTTACTTCAAATCAATAGAGAAGTTGTTCACGGCGCATTTGTATTAAATGAAGATGCAAGCAAGCTGTTGTTTAGAGATACTTTACAATTAGCGAACTTGGATGCTAATGAGTTAGAGGGTTCTCTTAATGCCTTGACTATCGCGTTGGTAGAAAATACAGACGAGCTACTTGGCTGGGCTATTCATGAAACAATAGCTTAG
- the scpB gene encoding SMC-Scp complex subunit ScpB, whose product MDNITSHIEALIFASDTPIPLKEIKLCLESILDEILDKTVLQNKIIALQQKYLNNNFSFSIVEIAGGYQFLTKPEFNETLSILIQQKSKKKLTKSALETLSVIAYRQPITKGEMERIRGVNCDYAVRKLLEKELVAITGRSKEVGRPLLYGTSEKFMQHFGLKSIKELPKLKEFKHEDNQIGTLTEE is encoded by the coding sequence TTGGATAATATAACTTCGCATATTGAAGCATTAATTTTTGCTAGTGATACCCCTATCCCACTCAAAGAGATCAAACTCTGTTTGGAATCTATTTTGGATGAAATCTTGGATAAAACCGTTTTGCAAAATAAAATAATAGCCTTACAACAAAAGTACCTCAACAATAACTTTTCTTTTAGCATTGTTGAAATTGCTGGTGGGTATCAGTTTTTGACCAAGCCTGAATTCAATGAAACACTAAGCATATTAATTCAACAAAAAAGCAAAAAGAAACTCACCAAATCTGCCTTAGAAACACTCTCCGTAATTGCTTATCGTCAGCCAATTACCAAAGGTGAGATGGAACGAATTAGAGGGGTCAATTGTGACTATGCCGTTCGTAAATTACTAGAAAAAGAGCTGGTTGCCATTACAGGGCGATCAAAAGAAGTAGGACGTCCCCTACTCTATGGTACTAGCGAAAAATTCATGCAACATTTTGGTCTAAAATCCATCAAAGAATTGCCCAAACTCAAAGAGTTTAAACATGAGGACAATCAGATTGGAACCTTAACAGAGGAATAA
- the clpX gene encoding ATP-dependent Clp protease ATP-binding subunit ClpX: protein MTKPGAKCSFCHKPKNQALILISGVDAYICETCVEQAKAIIEDEIMPFQKEHEEAQVNPIDGKDITMLKPMEIKARLDEYVIGQDASKKILAVAVYNHYKRVLQKIDEEDEDKVEIEKSNVVMVGRTGTGKTLLARTIARLLNVPFTIVDATVFTEAGYVGEDVESMLTRLLQACDYDVAAAERGIVYIDEIDKVARKNDNPSITRDVSGEGVQQALLKMLEGTDILVPPQGGRKHPEQKLVKVNTKNVLFICGGAFAGIEKKIAKRINTQVIGFRGNEDDEVDTENLLQYVSHQDLKSFGLIPELLGRMPVLTYLNPLDKETLRRILTEPKNALIKQYKRLFNMENIELSFTEDALDLIVDKTVEYSLGARGLRSICEAIMTDAMFEMPSQEGVDTFEIGVEYAQSKLSKTKLAILEQAV, encoded by the coding sequence ATGACGAAGCCAGGAGCAAAATGTTCTTTTTGTCACAAGCCCAAAAACCAAGCATTGATATTGATTTCGGGGGTAGACGCTTATATTTGTGAAACTTGTGTAGAGCAAGCAAAAGCAATTATAGAGGATGAAATTATGCCATTCCAGAAGGAGCATGAAGAGGCACAGGTAAACCCCATAGATGGTAAAGATATTACCATGCTAAAACCAATGGAAATCAAAGCACGTTTGGATGAATATGTAATTGGTCAAGATGCGAGTAAGAAAATTTTGGCAGTTGCTGTTTATAATCACTACAAACGAGTACTGCAAAAAATAGACGAGGAAGATGAGGACAAGGTAGAGATCGAGAAATCAAATGTAGTAATGGTTGGTCGTACAGGAACGGGAAAAACATTGTTGGCTAGAACCATTGCTCGCTTGTTGAATGTGCCTTTTACAATTGTAGATGCGACCGTATTTACAGAAGCAGGGTATGTTGGGGAAGATGTAGAAAGTATGTTGACTCGTTTATTGCAAGCTTGTGATTATGACGTTGCTGCTGCTGAACGTGGGATTGTTTATATTGATGAAATTGACAAAGTAGCTCGTAAAAATGATAACCCTTCTATTACTAGAGATGTGTCGGGAGAGGGCGTTCAGCAAGCTTTGCTCAAAATGTTGGAAGGAACGGATATTTTGGTACCCCCTCAAGGTGGACGTAAACATCCTGAACAAAAATTGGTAAAGGTCAATACGAAGAATGTATTGTTTATTTGTGGTGGTGCTTTTGCTGGAATCGAAAAGAAAATCGCCAAACGTATCAATACACAGGTTATTGGCTTTAGAGGAAACGAGGACGATGAAGTTGATACAGAAAACTTACTTCAATATGTTTCTCACCAAGATCTTAAATCATTTGGATTGATTCCTGAATTGTTGGGGCGTATGCCTGTTTTGACTTACTTGAATCCTTTGGATAAAGAAACCTTGCGTCGTATTTTGACCGAACCTAAAAATGCCCTAATCAAGCAATATAAGCGACTGTTTAATATGGAAAATATTGAATTGTCATTTACAGAAGATGCGCTAGATTTAATTGTTGACAAAACGGTTGAGTATAGTTTAGGAGCAAGAGGATTGCGTTCAATTTGTGAGGCAATTATGACCGATGCCATGTTTGAAATGCCTTCGCAAGAGGGAGTAGATACGTTTGAAATTGGCGTGGAATATGCTCAATCTAAGTTGAGTAAAACTAAGTTGGCAATATTGGAACAAGCGGTTTAG
- a CDS encoding ATP-dependent Clp protease proteolytic subunit: MFNKSEFRKYAVKHMGMTGMHVDTYAEKTAQAAMGMPNVTGLTPYIIEERQLNVASMDVFSRLMMDRIIFLGQGINDYVANIVQAQLLFLESTDPKRDIQIFVNSPGGSVIAGQGIYDTMQYVTPDVGTICTGLAASMGAVLLCAGAEGKRSCLPHSRVMIHQPLGGMQGQVTDMEISYHLIKKLQKELYDILAHHTGQSYEKIEEDCERDNWMTSEEAKAYGLVDEVLIRKK; the protein is encoded by the coding sequence ATGTTTAATAAAAGCGAATTTAGAAAGTATGCTGTGAAGCATATGGGAATGACGGGAATGCATGTTGATACTTACGCTGAAAAAACAGCGCAGGCAGCTATGGGAATGCCTAATGTTACAGGGTTGACGCCTTATATTATTGAGGAGCGTCAATTGAATGTGGCTTCTATGGACGTGTTCTCTCGTTTGATGATGGATCGTATTATTTTTTTAGGACAAGGAATCAATGATTATGTAGCTAATATTGTACAAGCTCAGTTGTTGTTCTTAGAATCAACGGATCCTAAACGTGATATTCAAATTTTTGTAAACAGCCCTGGTGGTTCTGTTATTGCTGGTCAAGGTATTTATGATACCATGCAATATGTGACTCCTGATGTAGGAACAATTTGTACAGGTTTGGCGGCATCTATGGGAGCCGTATTGCTTTGTGCTGGTGCAGAAGGGAAGCGTAGTTGTTTGCCACATAGTCGAGTAATGATTCATCAACCATTGGGTGGAATGCAAGGTCAAGTAACTGATATGGAAATTTCTTATCACTTGATCAAAAAGCTTCAAAAAGAATTGTACGATATTTTGGCACATCACACTGGTCAATCGTATGAAAAAATTGAAGAAGATTGTGAGCGTGATAACTGGATGACTTCAGAAGAAGCAAAAGCCTATGGTTTAGTTGATGAAGTATTGATTCGCAAGAAATAA
- a CDS encoding protein kinase domain-containing protein, with amino-acid sequence MANRYKLEYSGTWITLASKPFAGGGEGNLYTIVSPKELSDYVAKIYHPHKLSKTREEKINYLAQYPPLNSTDDRTTHNSVIWVKDALYDNRKFVGFIMPYTSGEKLEILCTPKIPRKLRSEWGRFEFKKSSRAVELRMKLCFNICAAIHQVHAMERYVLVDMKPDNIVIQSNGLVSIVDTDSVEVIEDGKSLFDAPVATPEYTPPEHYEELNYDPTEREEWDRFGLGVILYKLLFGIHPFAASSGPPYEQLTSLHDKIKHGLFVHHPAKKNSFRIIPPPHKAFYQLDRSLQDLFMRCFIDGHHNPELRPSAEEWCAAILLALDDEAAYKRYGHILGGGFKTVRPRFALPSSRVDLPTYSKAADQLVALSKNSEIPKPKLAKPTKQELKEFQVDSLSRGELIALVFFLGMATIIGTPLVGIMLTGFLVYRANKRYEKDPLVLQEETAKKVFHRAEKKFYKQTKKVYNKKRNFQRSVRRIIPKIERYTQKIRKEIKGLKAYLQKQDVEVQALEKKAVEQYQLLNKKYVDQAKSHRVIARIEDGNYNSLTKIRMAINNSHKKAVNQLMKEHPISDAHPSLREGKIAVDTLVKDKRTKISSLIGDKISTLYREQEQAFELLFKDHVKDTDLYRNLPRLWKGKRRMSEHAVEHIKEVLEELNFSSIRQIYSLNAHTGEVMLKDGRKFNIKEFRDHKVILKNLRHWHDETKHQLTFLNQEKVKLKKEYRQKIKALEDEKRIELKGLDRFKKGELQKVKIAVQKVELGKPFSNLQEQHEVVTEYVDELEQAYEAEEKVVLKDYKEVYERIIRQCEAKAESVAEEIKEAQAKLAGYTKNINHPKVQKSYRALEQELTELQQLLPKLEASSFELKKYKNINFNNYLQALMTGKH; translated from the coding sequence GTGGCAAATAGATATAAATTAGAATATAGTGGTACTTGGATTACATTAGCTAGCAAACCCTTTGCAGGAGGAGGGGAGGGAAATTTGTACACCATTGTATCGCCTAAGGAATTAAGTGATTATGTTGCAAAAATTTATCATCCTCATAAACTCAGCAAGACTAGAGAAGAAAAAATTAATTATCTAGCTCAATATCCTCCTCTTAATTCTACAGACGATAGAACAACACATAATTCAGTCATTTGGGTAAAGGATGCCTTATATGACAATAGGAAATTTGTTGGTTTTATTATGCCCTATACTAGTGGTGAGAAATTAGAAATTCTTTGTACGCCCAAAATACCCCGAAAATTGCGTTCGGAGTGGGGGCGTTTTGAATTTAAAAAATCATCAAGAGCGGTAGAACTACGGATGAAGCTCTGTTTTAATATTTGTGCTGCAATCCATCAGGTACACGCTATGGAGCGTTATGTTTTGGTGGATATGAAACCAGACAATATTGTAATTCAGTCCAATGGATTGGTCTCTATTGTGGATACGGATTCAGTAGAGGTCATAGAAGATGGCAAGAGTTTGTTTGATGCGCCTGTTGCAACACCAGAATACACCCCTCCAGAACATTATGAAGAACTGAATTATGACCCAACAGAGCGAGAAGAATGGGATCGTTTTGGTTTAGGAGTTATTTTATATAAATTACTGTTTGGAATTCATCCTTTTGCAGCTAGTTCTGGACCTCCCTATGAGCAGTTGACAAGTTTGCACGACAAAATAAAACATGGTCTCTTTGTACATCATCCTGCCAAGAAAAATTCTTTTAGAATTATTCCACCACCTCATAAGGCTTTTTATCAATTAGATCGGAGTTTACAGGACTTGTTTATGCGTTGTTTTATCGATGGGCATCACAATCCTGAATTGCGCCCTAGTGCAGAAGAGTGGTGTGCTGCCATTTTATTGGCATTGGATGATGAAGCAGCGTATAAACGATACGGGCATATATTGGGCGGAGGATTTAAGACCGTTCGGCCTCGTTTTGCATTGCCTTCTTCCAGAGTAGATTTGCCTACTTATTCTAAGGCTGCGGATCAATTGGTTGCGTTGAGTAAAAACAGTGAAATTCCCAAACCTAAATTAGCTAAACCAACTAAACAGGAATTAAAGGAATTTCAAGTTGATTCCCTTTCTAGAGGAGAGTTAATTGCCTTAGTCTTCTTTTTAGGAATGGCAACGATTATAGGAACGCCTCTTGTTGGGATTATGTTAACTGGTTTTTTGGTTTATCGAGCCAATAAAAGGTACGAAAAAGATCCTTTGGTTCTCCAAGAAGAAACGGCAAAAAAGGTATTTCATCGGGCTGAAAAAAAGTTTTATAAACAAACAAAAAAAGTTTATAACAAAAAACGAAACTTTCAACGCAGTGTTCGTCGGATTATCCCTAAAATAGAGCGGTATACCCAAAAAATTAGAAAAGAAATTAAGGGGCTTAAGGCTTATTTACAAAAGCAAGATGTAGAGGTTCAAGCCCTAGAAAAAAAGGCGGTCGAGCAGTATCAATTATTAAACAAAAAATATGTCGATCAGGCAAAGTCTCATCGTGTGATTGCTCGCATAGAAGATGGCAATTATAATAGCCTAACCAAGATCCGAATGGCAATTAATAATTCTCATAAAAAAGCCGTTAATCAATTGATGAAGGAGCACCCGATTAGTGATGCACATCCCTCATTAAGAGAGGGGAAAATTGCTGTGGATACCTTGGTTAAGGATAAACGCACTAAGATTAGTAGTTTGATTGGAGATAAAATTTCTACTTTGTATCGAGAACAGGAACAAGCTTTTGAACTTTTGTTCAAAGACCATGTTAAAGATACTGATCTGTACCGAAATTTACCTCGATTGTGGAAAGGAAAAAGAAGAATGTCTGAGCATGCTGTCGAGCACATTAAGGAAGTGCTAGAAGAACTTAATTTCTCTTCCATTAGGCAAATTTATTCGTTGAATGCTCATACGGGGGAGGTTATGCTAAAAGATGGACGAAAATTTAACATTAAGGAATTTAGAGATCATAAGGTCATCCTTAAAAATTTGAGACATTGGCATGATGAAACCAAGCATCAATTGACCTTTTTGAATCAAGAAAAAGTCAAATTAAAAAAGGAATATAGGCAAAAAATCAAAGCGCTAGAAGATGAAAAACGAATTGAACTAAAGGGCTTGGATCGATTTAAAAAAGGGGAACTTCAAAAGGTGAAAATCGCAGTGCAAAAGGTAGAGCTAGGGAAGCCCTTTTCTAACTTGCAGGAGCAACACGAAGTTGTTACGGAGTATGTGGATGAGCTGGAACAGGCTTATGAAGCGGAAGAAAAAGTGGTGCTAAAAGACTATAAAGAGGTTTATGAGCGAATTATAAGACAGTGTGAAGCAAAGGCAGAATCTGTTGCAGAAGAAATAAAAGAAGCACAGGCTAAATTGGCTGGGTATACCAAAAATATTAATCACCCCAAAGTGCAAAAATCTTATCGAGCTTTGGAACAAGAATTGACTGAACTTCAGCAATTATTGCCCAAATTAGAAGCTAGTTCTTTTGAATTAAAGAAGTACAAAAATATTAATTTTAATAATTATCTGCAAGCCTTAATGACAGGTAAACACTAA
- a CDS encoding GNAT family N-acetyltransferase, producing MQIREIYHHQLQAYIDSEEYKRANYIAISKHRALSHLKNPRAKADDLVLVLIYEGGEMVAYLGVFADDLHFTTGIEHVGWLSCMWVNPIMRGKGIAKKLIHTVFEAWSYKILVTEFTPAAEGLYNRTGQFIDLAKPRGLRGYLRLNLAYLLPKKDPKWNKWAPLLSCIDGLFNLPNALRLQLKAASFLKLKGINFEYLSELDDETWAFIQKNKLPELMNRDRKDLTWLTRNPWLISSKLTDYNASRYHFSATDSSFNFLNVKIYNSNLEVIGFLILSIRGKNMKVPYAYVQEGAADKVLQVIYKHLIALKLDMLTVFHPVLVKQIAKGKAPFFLTRNFQRHYIIGKVLEDQLVATPNFVIQDGDADAAFT from the coding sequence ATGCAAATAAGAGAAATATACCACCATCAACTTCAAGCTTATATTGATTCGGAAGAATACAAGCGTGCCAACTATATTGCGATTAGTAAACATAGAGCTTTATCACACCTTAAAAACCCTAGAGCTAAGGCGGATGATTTGGTGTTGGTTTTGATTTATGAGGGAGGAGAAATGGTGGCTTATTTAGGTGTTTTTGCAGACGATTTGCATTTTACGACAGGCATTGAGCACGTAGGTTGGCTAAGTTGTATGTGGGTCAATCCGATTATGAGAGGCAAAGGAATTGCAAAAAAATTAATTCATACTGTTTTTGAAGCATGGAGTTATAAAATTTTGGTTACAGAATTTACGCCTGCGGCAGAAGGTTTGTATAATCGAACAGGGCAGTTTATTGATTTGGCAAAGCCTAGAGGACTTAGAGGCTATCTTCGTCTAAATTTAGCTTATCTTCTTCCAAAAAAAGATCCCAAATGGAACAAATGGGCTCCTTTATTGAGTTGTATAGATGGACTATTTAACCTGCCCAATGCTTTGCGGTTGCAATTAAAAGCTGCTAGTTTTCTTAAATTAAAAGGAATTAACTTTGAGTATTTATCAGAATTGGATGATGAGACTTGGGCATTTATACAAAAAAATAAGCTGCCTGAATTAATGAATCGAGATCGAAAGGATTTGACTTGGCTGACTCGTAACCCTTGGTTGATTTCTTCTAAGTTAACCGATTACAATGCTAGTCGTTATCATTTTTCAGCAACAGATAGTTCTTTTAATTTTTTGAATGTAAAAATATATAATAGTAACTTGGAAGTTATTGGGTTCTTGATTTTAAGTATTCGAGGCAAAAATATGAAAGTTCCTTATGCTTATGTTCAAGAAGGGGCAGCAGATAAAGTATTGCAGGTAATTTATAAACATTTAATAGCGTTAAAACTAGATATGTTAACTGTTTTTCATCCTGTTTTGGTAAAACAAATAGCGAAGGGGAAAGCACCTTTTTTCTTGACAAGAAATTTTCAAAGGCATTATATTATAGGAAAAGTATTGGAAGACCAATTAGTAGCAACGCCTAATTTTGTGATTCAGGATGGAGATGCTGATGCAGCATTTACTTAG
- a CDS encoding STM4015 family protein gives MTFSRNAFYFNKRKVIDFDLKKGIENTELAYRFRTEYDGPENEVPNMLTAFFNDPKISEIDSFVIGQWGPEHDEGPESIIQLLVDNKDKLQHIKGIFFGDITYEENEVSWIENGSHAPILAAFPNLEFYQVRGGNGLNFGTIQHNKLKKLVIQTGGLSQNVYEELSKADLPALEHLELWLGSDYYGFDASPEQVVAAYRGTSEHHLPALKYLGLRNSEIADDLAKLLKGDPILDRIEELDFSRGIIGDVGAEALVDNPAIKNLKKLDLHHNFISDDWAEKLEDLGIKVDLKERTPDADEDDRYISVSE, from the coding sequence ATGACATTTTCAAGAAACGCATTTTACTTCAACAAAAGAAAAGTAATTGATTTTGATCTAAAAAAAGGTATCGAAAATACAGAACTAGCCTACCGTTTTCGTACAGAATATGATGGTCCTGAAAATGAGGTTCCCAATATGTTAACTGCCTTTTTTAACGATCCTAAAATTAGTGAAATAGATAGTTTTGTCATTGGGCAATGGGGACCAGAACACGACGAAGGTCCTGAATCTATCATTCAATTATTAGTAGACAATAAAGACAAACTACAACACATCAAAGGAATCTTTTTTGGGGATATTACCTATGAGGAGAATGAAGTTTCTTGGATTGAAAATGGCAGCCATGCTCCAATTTTGGCAGCTTTTCCCAATTTAGAATTCTATCAAGTTCGTGGCGGTAATGGTCTCAATTTTGGGACGATCCAACACAACAAACTCAAAAAGTTAGTGATTCAAACAGGTGGACTTTCCCAAAATGTATATGAGGAACTCTCCAAAGCAGATTTGCCCGCTTTAGAACATTTAGAACTTTGGTTAGGATCTGACTACTACGGTTTTGACGCTAGTCCTGAGCAAGTAGTTGCTGCTTATAGAGGCACTTCAGAGCATCATCTGCCTGCTCTTAAATATCTAGGGCTTAGAAACAGTGAAATTGCCGATGATTTAGCAAAATTACTCAAAGGTGATCCTATTTTAGATCGTATTGAAGAATTGGATTTTTCGAGAGGAATTATCGGTGATGTGGGCGCAGAGGCATTGGTTGATAATCCTGCCATCAAGAACCTAAAAAAACTAGACTTGCATCATAATTTTATATCGGATGATTGGGCAGAAAAATTAGAAGATTTAGGAATAAAAGTAGACCTAAAAGAACGAACGCCTGATGCAGATGAGGACGATCGTTACATCTCCGTTTCTGAATAA